In one window of Oncorhynchus kisutch isolate 150728-3 linkage group LG16, Okis_V2, whole genome shotgun sequence DNA:
- the LOC109906854 gene encoding claudin-15-like isoform X1, with protein MDPILEVVCLLLGFIGWVMVGIAIPNRYWKVSTDDGNVIITSNIYENLWMSCATDSTGVHNCREFPSLLALNGYIQASRALMIAAVVFGSIGLVVTLVGVQCSKAAGEDMVLKGRIVGVGGVLFFLQGLCTMISVSWYAFNITQDFFNPFYPGIKYEIGEGLYIGWCSAVLALTGGSCLTCACKLGTSEKQPYPYQPRGRVYSGVAPSRSQAATSYGQDAYV; from the exons GGTTGTTTGCTTGCTGCTTGGGTTCATAGGATGGGTGATGGTGGGGATAGCTATACCGAACCGTTACTGGAAGGTTTCAACGGATGACGGGAACGTCATCATTACCTCGAACATCTATGAGAACCTATGGATGTCCTGTGCCACGGACTCAACTGGTGTCCACAACTGCCGCGAGTTCCCCTCTCTACTGGCCCTGAACG GATACATCCAGGCGTCTCGAGCATTGATGATTGCAGCGGTCGTTTTTGGATCAATCGGGCTCGTCGTCACCCTGGTCGGGGTACAGTGTTCTAAAGCTGCCGGAGAGGACATGGTTCTAAAGGGTAGAATAGTTGGCGTTGGTGGTGTGCTTTTCTTTCTTCAAG GCCTGTGCACAATGATCTCAGTGTCTTGGTATGCTTTCAACATCACCCAGGACTTTTTTAACCCATTCTATCCCGGGATAAA GTATGAAATCGGAGAGGGCCTCTACATTGGCTGGTGCTCGGCTGTTCTTGCACTCACTGGAGGGTCATGTTTGACATGTGCCTGCAAACTGGGCACGTCTGAGAAACA ACCTTACCCATACCAGCCCAGGGGCAGAGTGTACTCTGGAGTTGCACCATCACGGAGTCAGGCTGCCACTTCCTACGGCCAGGACGCCTATGTCTGA
- the LOC109906854 gene encoding claudin-15-like isoform X2, producing MVGIAIPNRYWKVSTDDGNVIITSNIYENLWMSCATDSTGVHNCREFPSLLALNGYIQASRALMIAAVVFGSIGLVVTLVGVQCSKAAGEDMVLKGRIVGVGGVLFFLQGLCTMISVSWYAFNITQDFFNPFYPGIKYEIGEGLYIGWCSAVLALTGGSCLTCACKLGTSEKQPYPYQPRGRVYSGVAPSRSQAATSYGQDAYV from the exons ATGGTGGGGATAGCTATACCGAACCGTTACTGGAAGGTTTCAACGGATGACGGGAACGTCATCATTACCTCGAACATCTATGAGAACCTATGGATGTCCTGTGCCACGGACTCAACTGGTGTCCACAACTGCCGCGAGTTCCCCTCTCTACTGGCCCTGAACG GATACATCCAGGCGTCTCGAGCATTGATGATTGCAGCGGTCGTTTTTGGATCAATCGGGCTCGTCGTCACCCTGGTCGGGGTACAGTGTTCTAAAGCTGCCGGAGAGGACATGGTTCTAAAGGGTAGAATAGTTGGCGTTGGTGGTGTGCTTTTCTTTCTTCAAG GCCTGTGCACAATGATCTCAGTGTCTTGGTATGCTTTCAACATCACCCAGGACTTTTTTAACCCATTCTATCCCGGGATAAA GTATGAAATCGGAGAGGGCCTCTACATTGGCTGGTGCTCGGCTGTTCTTGCACTCACTGGAGGGTCATGTTTGACATGTGCCTGCAAACTGGGCACGTCTGAGAAACA ACCTTACCCATACCAGCCCAGGGGCAGAGTGTACTCTGGAGTTGCACCATCACGGAGTCAGGCTGCCACTTCCTACGGCCAGGACGCCTATGTCTGA